The Methanosarcina acetivorans C2A genome includes the window CTACCAATTGAGGAAATTATAATGGTAAGCCAATATATGTGATATCATTGGATGATGAGTTCGATGGTGATGTACAAGTTATAAAACCGAAGGATCAATCCAACCTTGAGGCAAGAGTAGAATCACTAGAAAAACAGCTCTTACTCTAATCAGCATCAAAAGAACCAGATATAAGTGGTGGGCCCGCTGAGATTCGAACTCAGGACCTCCACCGTGTGAAGGCTAAGGAATGTGAAAGTGTGAATTAACAGACCATCTAATTGAATGAGGATCAATAATCCTTAACTTTATAATACAGTCTTTCCATACATTTTCAATAGTAAAGGAGGTTTTTGATGTCCGAGGTTACTATTGTCGAACTTAGTCCCCAACTCGTACTTGGCATTCGCAAAACAGGAGCTTATCGGGAAATTCCGGTAATGCTTCATAGAATTTGTGAGTTTGCTGTCAGGAAAAATATTCCGATTACCGCCTATCCTGTTTTCCTCTGGCATGAAACTACAGTTGAAGAAGCTCAAAAAGCCGATGAAGAAGAAAATGCCGACATCGAAGTTGCATTTCCCATATCAGATTTTGTTGAAATGACCGGGAACGAGGAAATTCGGGCATATGAACTCCCGGGGGGAAAAATGGCAAAGATTGTTCATAAGGGTCCTTATGAAGAGAGTATTCTCACTTATGAAAAACTATTTTCCTGGATTACAGAGAATGGAAAAAGAATTACTGGTCCTGTCCGTGAAGTATATCTGAATGATCCTCGAGAAGTTCAGCCTGAAGAGATATTGACTGAAATTTATGCTTCTCTGGAATGATACGGTGAAGAATCTTACTCCGGAAAACATAAGTATTTGTAAATATCAGTTAGTTATTAGTTAATAACCTTTTATTACATAGTCATCATTAAAAGCAAAATCCTAAAAGCTGTTACAAACCTACTGGAGACAAAGAAATGGCAGAAGCATTAAACTCCGATAAAGCAAAACCCTCTCCAACTCTTAACACTATTCTTATGGTAGAAGACACTCTGCAAAACAGCCCTGACAGTGTTGTGACAGTTGCCGAACTCAAAAAAATGCTGCCAAGACAGGTAAACCATAACACACTGATGGTTATTCTGGACTATCTGGAGCAGAGCAATAAGATTGCTGTCGGACTTAGGGGAATAACCTGGATTCACAGCAGGAATGAAAACCTGAGAAAGGCAGTGGTTCAGGGACTTGAATTATGAAATATGTTCGAGTAATCCTGACCCCGGAAGCCGCAGATGCATATAATTCTCTCATGAGTAAAGCACCCGAATCAAAGCAGGAAGAGATAATCCTTAATGCTTTCCTTCAGAAAGTGGAACTTCTAAAGGAGAATGTCCATTATGGTCAACCCATTGCCAAAAAACTAATTCCTGCGGAATATAAAACCA containing:
- a CDS encoding GyrI-like domain-containing protein, with translation MSEVTIVELSPQLVLGIRKTGAYREIPVMLHRICEFAVRKNIPITAYPVFLWHETTVEEAQKADEEENADIEVAFPISDFVEMTGNEEIRAYELPGGKMAKIVHKGPYEESILTYEKLFSWITENGKRITGPVREVYLNDPREVQPEEILTEIYASLE